DNA sequence from the Ruminococcus albus 7 = DSM 20455 genome:
GATAAGCATTCAACACATAAAACCCCGGAATTGCGCGGCTTCGCAGGATTGATAGCATAGAAAATGTATGTTCATAAATAAGGATCCGTCTGACATTAATACAATTTTTTTGTCATAAATTCAACATTTTTCATGCTAATATTGATAGGCTTTAAATCGTACATCATACTCAAAGTATCAGTTAATTATCCGTTGTTTGTAATTTCACCGGTTTCTTACTCCCTATGAGTATTACAACAGCCTTTTTGACGACAGAAACAGTCTTTCCAAGACCGATACAGATGCGACATTTATGTGTATAAATGATGTTTGTATTGATAGGAATGATTTGAAATTTAAGTAGTTTAATATTACAGAAAATAACCGCCCCATTCCGTTTATAACAGTGGAATGGGGCGGTAGTTTATTCGTCATTTTGGTGTGGATCTGCTCATCTTGTGATATTAGCAATAGCGGCGGATATAACATCTTCTACGCCGCAGACTTTATCAATTTTATCCTTGTCGGGAGCATTCCTTAGTTCTGCGATACCTGCTCTCCACAAAACCAGAGTATTTACATTCAGTGAATCTATCCGCTGTGACATGGCACTGTTGCGGGTGTACATATCAGATATCATCATAATACCTTGTGATGCTATGTTTGCCGAGATTACAAGGTCGTTTATTTTTTTATCTGCAAGGATCTGGTAGTATTTCCAGTCGGTATCTTTATCTTTGTTTTTCATATGTTCACTCAATGCGGCTGATGCTTCATTAAGCTCCTGTATGCAGCACTCCAGCACTTGTTTCATGGTGTCAAGCAGCATATTCTCTTTGTATAGTCCTATGTATATTTCCTGAAAGCTATCGGATATCCTCTGGGCTTCTTTGTCAGCTTTTTCAGCATTGTCAATGAGTCTTGCGTAGCTTATAGTTCCCACAAATCCCTTGTATTTTGCCAGACCGTTTATCTTTAGCTGGTCTGAAGCAAGGGTCAGGACATTTATAGCTTTGTCAGGCATCCTATCCTGCTGTATTCTGAATAACATATCTGATGTATCAGCTATTCTCTTCTGAACATCTCCTGCATATGAGGGGAGAAGTTCAAAGGTCATCATATCGGGGGTATATTTCTTGGTACTATTCAGCATGACCTGTTCACCTTAGCAAGCTTGATATACTTATCAAGATCTATCTTCTTAAAAAAATTATAACTGTCACAATTTATATCCTGACCAAATATACCCATCTGAACTGGTGATGAAATGACTATATCAGTATCGGGTATATTGAAGATATCACGGAACTGGTCTTCCGTAAGAGGCTGACCATAATAGGGATACCAGTTCTTTTCGTGGAATGACATGGACTCCATCACCCTCAGCACGACACGTCGTAAAAACATAACCGAGCACATGGGGTAGAAGCATTTTTTCATATTAATAGGTTCCGACGGGCTTTTCAGCCTTATCTCGGAGTTGAACACCTCGTCATTGCTGTAGCATGAGCTGAACACTTTAAGGTCAACACCTATGCCGTATTCTTCAAGCAGTTTTATCAGACTGAGAGTCAGCGCGCCGCGGTTGGTGACTGCCTGCTCTAAGGTGTGAATTGAATATGCCAGATTGAACCATATAGTAACGAATTTTTTCTCTCTTGCTCTTGTGAGCCTGTACATTGTCTTCGGAGTACCTGCCACGTACGCGGGAATATTTGGGTGAGAGCCTGCCATTGCCTTTTCCTGCCTGCGTCTGTAAGTTCTTATCGGCATAGTCTTTTCAAATTCCTTCAGCATTTCCAGTGTAATGTCATAATTACCCGTATATCCGCCGATAAGATAATCTACAGCATTATCAAAGGTATCCTCGGGAAAATCCGGACGTCTGATGATACTGTGCTGTTTGAGAAATATTTTGTCGTTTACTTTAGGTTTGCTGAGTATATACATCTGCATATC
Encoded proteins:
- a CDS encoding DUF7192 family protein, which produces MREFMNLKVYQYKKMTVYNAAFNSLSDMQMYILSKPKVNDKIFLKQHSIIRRPDFPEDTFDNAVDYLIGGYTGNYDITLEMLKEFEKTMPIRTYRRRQEKAMAGSHPNIPAYVAGTPKTMYRLTRAREKKFVTIWFNLAYSIHTLEQAVTNRGALTLSLIKLLEEYGIGVDLKVFSSCYSNDEVFNSEIRLKSPSEPINMKKCFYPMCSVMFLRRVVLRVMESMSFHEKNWYPYYGQPLTEDQFRDIFNIPDTDIVISSPVQMGIFGQDINCDSYNFFKKIDLDKYIKLAKVNRSC
- a CDS encoding toxic anion resistance protein yields the protein MLNSTKKYTPDMMTFELLPSYAGDVQKRIADTSDMLFRIQQDRMPDKAINVLTLASDQLKINGLAKYKGFVGTISYARLIDNAEKADKEAQRISDSFQEIYIGLYKENMLLDTMKQVLECCIQELNEASAALSEHMKNKDKDTDWKYYQILADKKINDLVISANIASQGIMMISDMYTRNSAMSQRIDSLNVNTLVLWRAGIAELRNAPDKDKIDKVCGVEDVISAAIANITR